The genomic window aaaagctggtctgtcaacaagctaccaaacatcttataatgttcagACGCCTGGCCAGCTGGCAAAACTATGCATATCAAACTGCATGCAAGCTGAGAGAAAAATAGAAGATGAAAGATAATTTTCGGGTGGGTGGGGGCTTATGGCcgaagagagtaagagagagaaaatgcCTGTGAAGCTTGTGTAGAGGAGTTTCACACATAAAGGGGGGAGACCGAAAAAAGAAAGACCATTTATGTGAAGCCAGTCTTGCTGCAGAGAAACTTCAAACAGAAACGAAAATACAATGCATGAAAACACAAAGTATACCATGAACACTCACCCCAACACataacacccacccacacccccccccccccaacccacccctcccccctgtACAAAAATGCAAAGCAATTGTAAACCAATTAGAAAACAGCACTTTCTTCATCTGCACCATGTTGTGACCTCTGTTTTctcaaaacaaaattttttaaaaacttctAAAGGCATCGCCATTTACCAGGTTCTTAGTGCTTGCTTGCTATTTTCCTCTCAAACAATATCAACGGCAAAAGCCAACAAACTAGGAAAGTAATTCCATGCCCCTTTTAAGTAACACAAGCGGTTTTAACCGCAACTGGATCAATATTATAACCCTTAGCGCAATTGCTTGTTTAAATAATCAGACAAGGTCTCAAAGGCCGTCAAACACGCGAATCTATTGTCAAAATATTGAGATTAGGGCAAACGCCGCCGAGTCAAAACTGTTCAAAGTTTCTGAAAGCCACACATTGATTTTTTCCCGTTTTAGCTCTGCCCACCTCAAAGAACTCGAAAAGTTTAACAGCTTGTTTAAATAACAGAGAGATGGGAAAAGGAGCAACCCTAATCAGAAGTTTGTGTTTGAAAAGAAACATGAACATGAGTATAAAAGAGAAAAGGCAGGGATAAACAGGGCCTAGGCAGACAAAAATTGAATATGCGCTTATTTTCTCTGTTTgaactacatgtacatgtattacatTTTACTGTTGTCAGTGGTTCCATGTTATGTTTAATTTGGATGTCCTCTTTTTTTGTAATGGGAAACGCAATGtatagatttttgtttttcagtcttgATATGTCAATCGTCAAAAGTCACACATGTTTGCAACGTCCTTGACTTAATCCATTCATTGTTAACGATTTGACTCTGCAGTCAAAACATAGCACATTTACATTGGAAACACCTGCTGTTGTCCTACAAtcgaagggaagcaactctctCAAATACTAAACAGCCAACGGTAGTTCATGTACCTCCCGAGGAAAGATTTTGTGGCCTAGAGGGAAGAAAACCGCTCCTTCAAAATGTacgagggtcaaccagactttcatcgtGTCTGGAGGTCACTGAACCCTACAAGTGTGTAAAATTTAAAATCACTTTTTTCATAACAATCAGAGAAAATCTCAGCGTTGAAGCTCTTTTCCTTTCCAGACAAATAGCTTGCTGGCCTGGCACTGCTCATTAGTAAGACTAAGACTAGTCAAAAGAGCGTTTCACATGTTCTGTCTACCAATTTTACTGATGTACTGATAGCTAATAGCTAGAGTTGATGAATACTGatgtagagagaaaaaagataCTTCAGAAAAGTCGGTGAAGGcgcgcacacgcatgcacacacacacaaggtactCTCCTGTAATGAATGAATAgcccacatgcacgcacgcacacacacacaaggtactCTCCTGTAATGAATGAATAgcccacatgcacgcacgcacacacacacaaggtactCTCCTGTAATGAATGAATAgcccacatgcacgcacgcacacacacacaaggtactCTCCTGTAATGAATGAATAgcccacatgcacgcacgcacacacacacacaaggtattCTCCTGTAATGAATGAATAGcccacatgcacgcatgcacacacacacacaaggtactCTCCTGTAATGAATGAATAgcccacatgcacgcacgcacacacacacaaggtactCTCCTGTAATGAATGAATAgcccacatgcacgcacgcacacacacacaaggtactCTCCTGTAATGAATGAATAgcccacatgcacgcacgcacacacacacaaggtactCTCCTTTAATGAATGAATAgcccacatgcacgcacgcacacacacacaaggtactCTCCTGTAATGAATGAATAgcccacatgcacgcacgcacacacacacaaggtactCTCCTGTAATGAATGAATAgcccacatgcacgcacgcacacacacacaaggtactCTCCTGTAATGAATGAATAgcccacatgcacgcacgcacgcacacacaaggtacTCTCCTGTAATGAATGAATAgcccacatgcacgcacgcacacaaggtACTCCCCTGTAATGAATGAATAgcccacatgcacgcacgcacagacacacaaggtaCTCTCCTGTAATGAATGAATAgcccacatgcacgcacgcacacacacacaaggtactCTCCTGTAATGAATGAATAacccacatgcacgcacgcacacacacacaaggtactCTCCTTTAATGATTGAATAgcccacatgcacgcacgcacacacacacaaggtactCTCCTGTAATGAATGAATAgcccacatgcacgcacgcacacacacacaaggtactCTCCTGTAATGAATGAATAgcccacatgcacgcacgcacacaaggtACTCTCCTGTAATGAATGAATAgcccacatgcacgcacgcacacacacacaaggtactCTCCTGTAATGAATGAATAGtccacatgcacgcacgcacacacacacaaggtactCTCCTGTAATGAATGAATAgcccacatgcacgcacgcacacacacacaaggtactCTCCTGTAATGAATGAATAacccacatgcacgcacgcacgcacacacaaggtacTCTCCTGTAATGAATGAATAgcccacatgcacgcacgcacacaaggtACTCTCCTGTAATGAATGAATAgcccacatgcacgcacgcacacacacacaaggtactCTCCTGTAATGAATGAATAgcccacatgcacgcacgcacacacacacaaggtactCTCATGTAATGAATTAATAgcccacatgcacgcacacacaaggtacTCTCCTGTAATGAATGAATAgcccacatgcacgcacgcacacacacacaaggtacgCTCCTGTAATGAATGAATAgcccacatgcacgcacgcacacaaggtACTCTCCTGTAATGAATGAATAgcccacatgcacgcacgcacacacacacaaggtactCTCCTGTAATGAATGAATAgcccacatgcacgcacgcacacacacaaggtacTCTCCTGTAATGAATGAATAGcccacatgcacgcatgcacacacacacaaggtactCTCCTGTAATGAATGAATAgcccacatgcacgcacgcacacacacacacaaggtactCTCCTGTAATGAATGAATAgcccacatgcacgcacgcacacacacacaaggtactCTCCTGTAATGAATAAATAgcccacatgcacgcacgcacacacacacaaggtactCTCCTTTAATGAATGAATAgcccacatgcacgcacacacacacaaggtactCTCCTGTAATGAATGAATAgcccacatgcacgcacgcacgcacacacacacaaggaactCTCCTGTAATGAATGAATAgcccacatgcacgcacgcacacacacacaaagtactcTCCTGTAATGAATGAATAtcccacatgcacgcacgcacacacacacaaggtactCTCCTTTAATGAATGAATAGCCCACATGCAAGCATGCCAAGAATTTGCCTAATGATGCCCAAGTCACACTCTGAATTGCCTGACAAAACCCAAacgttctttcttttcctgtgtCTGTTCATAGCAAACACATGCAAGAACAAATAGCCAAACATTGCTCATTACATGACAACTCTCCTGAGTCCTGATTACCCAACTTgaataaaacaaattttttttaaaaaaaagtcaatcATGCGTAAATATAAATTCAAATTAAtaattaaaatttaaataaacAATAGCAAGTTTTGCTTTCATTTCACCACATCTGCCAAACTTTTCTTGCACTGGAGAATCAAGAggtgaattcttcttcttcttcttcttctgcgttcgtgggctgaaactcccacgtacactcgtgtttttgcacaagtagaattttacgtgtatgaccgtttttaccccgccatttaggcagccatacgccgctttcggaggaagcatgctgggtatcttcgtgtttctataacccaccgaactctgacatggattacaggatcttttccgtgcgcacttggtcttgtgcttgcgtgtacacacgaagggggttaagtcactagctgGTCTGCACTGCactaagttgacctgggagatcggaaaaatctccactcttaacccaccaggcggcagcgaccgggattcgaactcacgacctcccgattaggaggccgacgtcttaccaccacgccactgcgcccgtcaaagaGGTGAATTCAACTTTGAAACATTTCTTAAATTTCTTCAGCATTTTAGTAAATTCACGGAAGAAATTAAATCCGAGCAACGTCCCTGCATCATTCATCCCCTCTAATGAAAAATGTTAGTTGTATACATGTGGAGTTATGCAGGCAAAGGATCGATTTAGATGATGCACCTTCAACCAAAAATGTTATAAGCCTTGAAGCCAGTGAGATGTATTTTCCATACAAGATCCCCAATAAAAGAAAAACTTCTCCGTTACACACGGTTTACAGAACTAGGTAAAGCTATGACAATTTTTCACCCCATATGCAAGTACTACCTGGTCACCGTCATCGATGTATTTTCAAGTTCTCTCCAGATTAGTCAACGGTGTAAATAGCCACCAAACATAGCTGACCCCTTCAAGTTCAATATCCAGATGTGCCACACAAACCTTGCAGTGCATGTGGTGGAGGGGAGACAACTGATCTGGTGCTTCTGTATCGTGTGCACAGaattgtgctgtgctgtgtgtgtgtgtgcttgcgtgcgtgggtgtgtagGGCGCCGTAccatgctgtgttgtgtgtgtgcacatgcagTCAAGTCTGGTAGGGAAAAGACTGAAAGGGTTTACATTGGACATAAAATACATTTAATTAGCGACCATACAGCCGATCTGTGTAATAATACCATCCATTTATTCTAATTAATCACACTAACACTGATAAATTCAACACACCTGCATCcaagcagaaagaaaaacaaacgatAAGAATTTCAATCTCCAGAGCGACAGCAGAAGCGTGCCCCACACTCCAGATTCCTGCAGCCGCTGGCAGTGGCAGGGTAGGGGTCAGGGTAAATATTGTCACAGTAGAAGAGGAAGGCGTGGTCCAGTGATTGACAGGTGTCAACCAGCCAGGCCACACCCTCCCCCGTCAGGTTGAGGCAACCTGAGAGGTCCAGATGTTGCAGTAGCGGCAAGCCTCCCCTCTCCGACAAAACTCTGCAAGCAGTATACATGTACCTCAGGGTTAGAACTTGGAGACTAAATCCAAAGGTTAATAGTAATACGTTTCAACAAGACAAAgacagcaaacaaaaacaaaaatacctcCATATGGGCCACAAcaatacaacaaacaacaacaacaacaaatcattCCTGTAGCTACTCCCAGACCAGCTACAAAAAATAATGTACATCATGGTACCAAGATACCATCTGAAGATTAGCTCCCTTGGGCTGCACATATTCTGCTTCAAAAATGTTCCAAAATATATCCAGCACCAAAGACAAGATTAACTGTCTCGTaagattaacaagaagagcaaacgctcgatcgagtcactttcgcagttctgaatattatatgaggcatcagatggacaggaagaaattgctattcacaacacaatgagtcacgttcacataaaatttgagcccggtcacttttatagtttccgagaaaagcccaacgttaagttgtgtgttgccgaacagaaaaggctagttatctcccttgtttttctgataacgttcgtaaaaggctacagatgtaaatactttgatgtaaagaataatcctacaaagtttcaatcacatccgatgaactttgtcaaagatataaaatgtctaatttttcctttgacgctgacctgtgaccttgaaaaaggtcaaaggtcaacgaaaccatcgttaaagtgtagaggtcattggaggtcacgactaaacaaaatatgagcccgatcgctttgatagtttccgagaaaagtccaacgttaaggtggtgtctacggacggccggccggccggccggccggccggacagactaacactgaccgattacatagagtcactttttctcaagtgactcaaaaatcagcAAATCATTATTCTAACTGCAATTATAACAATAATACGCTTACCCCAATTCAGCCAGACCCCCTTTCTATTGCGTATCAGTCTTGTGAAGCAATTTTTAGTTTTAAAACTACAAACACACTTATCATTTCAATGTTTACACCAGTCTAGTGAAGCAAAACCTTTCAATCATATTCCTAAAGTTACTTTTCAAATTGAGAACACCGCCAGTGAAGAATGCACACCCACCTGAGACCCTCGTCAGTAATCCTGTAACAGCTGTTGAGGCTGAGGTGGGTAAGTCCATGGAGAGCGTGCGGCTTATCACCGCTGTCTGTCCTTTTATCTCCATCATCACCAACATTACTGCCACAATAACCGCTCTTTGTCTCTCCACCCTCAACACCGCCACTGCTGCAGCAACGAGTCCTTTTCACAGAGCAGCAGCTGGGGGCAGCGGAGGGGGTATTATTGCCGCCAGAATCACTGCGCCGCGAGGCCGTTTCCTGGCCAACGCCAAGACAGTCAAATTCGCACAGCTCCGGTGGCAGGTCGGTAAAAAAAGGATCCAGATTTGTGTAGCACAGATCTTGACCAATCACAGAGTCTGTCTCCTGCAGGGCGTAATCAGCATCACCGGTGCCATGGGAACGAGACAGCTCCACAAAAGTAGTGCCGATGTTGTTCTTGCCTTTGCAGGACAGTCTGGGAGTGTTGACAGGGTCGTTTGTAGAGGTCTGGCTGCCAGCGAGGCTTCGCAGCGTGTTGTCGGTGATGTTTTCACAGCTGCTCAGGTCAAGGTGTTGCAGCCTCCCTGTGCCTCCTTTCATCCCATACCTAAAATGAGAGGTGAAGGAATGAGAGGTTATTCAgacatgggaattgaaaaaagtaaaaaaggctcaacatttgtaagtaatagcaaagtcgacagcgcaaagcgcctagccctgctaggggggtttgggggcattttgggcggaatttttttttctccaaagaacccaactggtgtaatttggtgtcatctcagctccaagtttgccattatatgtgaccctccaccacggaatgggtcgcatgtcacctttgcatgattttcatatgtttacatttacctaaagagttttttatgatctatccagtggtgaaaaccgttttagaaaagagcgaaaactgtttgagttgtaagcctgtgactaaggtgaccctcacactgttaccagacactccccggacttatattaagcctagcgcagaaccgcacgaggtgacaagcgactcatttcgtggtggagggtcacctATTCAGTTTGTAGAACCATTTTGGCCTCCCCCattggcggacacttttgcttttttggcggaacaaacaaaaaattcggcggaaatttgcctttcggcagacaattcccatgcctggttatTGCTAATAATTCAACCTTTCTGCTTGCAAGATTTGTACAGTGGAGCCCCCCTTATAAGAACCCCCAATattagactccctccctttaaagacccagTTTTCTCAGGCTTCCTATTCATTGCCTcagttcaggggggggggggttccactgtattcaggaATGATATCTGGAATTCTGttccaaaaacaaaatacaaaatagACTTGAGACCGTTACATATGAATCTCATATAAATACAGTTGTCCGTTCATGTAATTCAGTGTTCAGCTACTTGCTCTCCAAAGGCAGCATCAGTGATATTGGTATGAGCTAGATTGAGGGTGGTCAGGTTGGGGCACGGCTTTCGGGATCTTGTGCACAAGACTGCTGTTGGCGCCTAAATTTCAGCCCcaccacacactcacaaccccccccccccccttcctatTTTAAGCATGATAGTTTACACTTTGAAGACAGCTGTGTGGGCCAGACTGAGAGAGGACTGTTACCAGAACTTTTGCAGCTGTGGGCCATATTGAACAATCACCTACCCTGCACCCCTATCCTATTTGACAAGGAACAACTCACTCTTTAAAAGCAGCATCCGTGATCTTGGTATGGGCCAGATTGAGGGTGGTCAGGTTGGGACACAGCTTCAGAACCTTGTGCACCAGACTGCTGCTGATGCCCCGACTGTGAGCCAGGTTGCAGAGTTGCACCCCTTCCCCCACGCGCGGCAAGACATGCTTCACCAGCCCAGATATGATGCGGACTTCGCGCAACACCTGCAATGAAGTTTTCAGCATTTGGTTAACTTTTCTTCTTAATACAGTCAGTGCTGACCCGCTGGACGATGGATATCATTCACTCTTCTCTCAGTCTTCTCTACATATTTTTTACattctgatatatatatatcgaagATATATTTTTAGGCACAAGGGACTCGGTACCTtgtgtttgacacacaacaataccGTCAACAAAATAGGTTTGCTCTTCAAATGGATCCAGTGGAACCTTTGTTTTAAGACCAAAGCAAATGTTGGAAACAGTCTCAAAATGAAGGTAAATGTACTGAAATGACACAGAGAATgactgagaaaattaggtcttaaagtAGAGAGTCTAACAGATTTCTCTAAACTGGATCTTAAACCTTACAGATGCAGCAATATCAATGCTGTGCCATAACTGACAAGTCTGTTCATTTTGCCTAATCCAAACTCAGTCACTTCTCATCCAACGGCAACTTAAATTCAAAGGTGTAACACACAATCAAAAATTTTCACAATCATGTTAGGGCACTACTATTTGAGCATATGCTATTAAACTCTTCAAAAACACATATGTGCCTTATTATAAATCTCCCACAAGATCAAGCAAGACTTCCATCCCAACAAAACATTTGATTGTCTCCTTAATTCATAAAGTACTATTTCGTTACCTGCTGCATCGTGGTATCAGGCTGACCATCAGACGACTCGCTGTCACTGCTTTCATCCTTGTCAGCATCCTCATCGTCCACATAATAGCAATCCTCCTCGCCTTTGTGTACACTCTTCTTTTCCGCTTCTTCCTCATCCTCCACATGGGGATGGAAACTCCAGTCGCCTGAAACAGTCAGTGAGGTCTTTTCTTTAGGAAAGTCGACAGCTGCTACAGTGGATCCTCCTTtcaaagacctccaaaaatcttaaaaaggagggagtcttaaaatgggggtcaattcacaaaggctatgaacagaaagtctgaggaaacagggtcttaaagggggattccactgtactatgTATGATTTATTTggcttaagcgtgtttttattaatttcttgtatacatgttatatacagtaacaacattaagaacattaacaagcagactgcttatggacacgttctaaaactgataatcaatacacattctgataacaagacatggcaaacaagtgataacttcaacccttttctttcaaaatatttcatattttatacaaataaagatttatgatttatttctttgttttaatttcaTCCCATGTTCACGATTCATGTCAACAACTAAACTTTTTGGGGGGGTGAGCGATGTTTTTTGAGCTCACTTTGTAAGCGACCAATAACTTATTCTGACATTTCCAAGCATGCCTTCTGCTGGATTGCAAGTTACAATCACACCAGACAAAACCATTGCGTACAACAATGACGTTGACCTTTAGCGATTTACCAACTTAAATTCTGTGATAGCTAATTTGCGCActcatttttgtgtgcatgtgcttgGATGCTCGTGTTAAAGGAGGGGAGGTAATGTCTGATCCATGGTTAAGAAAAACACCTTCTGTTCAGCTAGATCGACTGAGATACTGAATTCAGGTGGTCAATGTCAAGCAGATAGAAAATGGAAAATTTGTAAAGTAAATTTTcgtttgattaatatacttacccaattctcataaatgcactgacttcagtcTCACATGCTAGTTGTCgaaaa from Littorina saxatilis isolate snail1 linkage group LG4, US_GU_Lsax_2.0, whole genome shotgun sequence includes these protein-coding regions:
- the LOC138964442 gene encoding F-box/LRR-repeat protein 5-like; its protein translation is MAPNYPDEVDVFSVPHSRMKQLVHKYLDMVTSTNFSDVGRMACVLEKLCHTFNVFKAHEQIENRFIMRRLKEKLLSLDITDAAVCNCHSDNRLTEMLSLVLEGYRWTQRSKSERIKYGMRLRHALEDFTKDFIPHMKEEEEVFQPMLVEYFTYDELKQLKAKVIQQHQEKIDEEDNDEKCLPECDSDKEEEHEEEASPADQLPTEVMMKILSHLSPRDLARCAQVSQRWNQLALDPFLWPAIHPVQWAAGDWSFHPHVEDEEEAEKKSVHKGEEDCYYVDDEDADKDESSDSESSDGQPDTTMQQVLREVRIISGLVKHVLPRVGEGVQLCNLAHSRGISSSLVHKVLKLCPNLTTLNLAHTKITDAAFKEYGMKGGTGRLQHLDLSSCENITDNTLRSLAGSQTSTNDPVNTPRLSCKGKNNIGTTFVELSRSHGTGDADYALQETDSVIGQDLCYTNLDPFFTDLPPELCEFDCLGVGQETASRRSDSGGNNTPSAAPSCCSVKRTRCCSSGGVEGGETKSGYCGSNVGDDGDKRTDSGDKPHALHGLTHLSLNSCYRITDEGLRVLSERGGLPLLQHLDLSGCLNLTGEGVAWLVDTCQSLDHAFLFYCDNIYPDPYPATASGCRNLECGARFCCRSGD